From Longimicrobiaceae bacterium:
CCCAGGCTCCAGCCCACCGTCCGCTGGCCGAGCGAGCGGGCGATGGGCGTCACCCACGGGCTGCGGAAGCCGTGCGGCGCGCGGAAGTGTCGCGGCCGCACCCCCGCGGCGTCCCCGACCGCGCGCGTCCCCATCTCCAGGTCGCGCCGTACGAACGCGGGCGGCTTCCGGTGCAGCTTGAGGTGGTGCCAGCCGTGGTTGCCGATCTGGTGCCCCTCGTCCGCCACACGGCGGACGAGATGCGGCCAGCGCTCCGCGTGCCGGCCGAGGACGAAGAACGTCGCCCGCACGCCTTCTTCCGCCAGCACGTCCAGGATTCGCGGCGTCGCTTCCGGGTTCGGCCCGTCGTCGAAGGTGAGCGCAACGCGACGCCCGCCCCCCGGCAGCCGCCCGAGCGCGGCGCCGAAGAGCGGGCTGTTGCGGTGCAGCGCGCCGTGCACGACGGCGCCCGCCGCGAGAACGCCGCAGCCGAGCGCCAGGGCGGTGCGCGCGCTCACGCGGCGATCGTCAGGCGGCCCAGCACGTCCAGGTAGATGTCGCTCACCGTGTCGGCCACGCGACTCCAGCTGTAGTCCAGCGCCCGCGCGCGGCCGGTGGCCCCCAGCCGCTCGCGCAGCGCCTCGTCGTCCAGCAGCTCCACCAGCGCGTCCGCCAGCGCGCCGTCGTCGCCGCAGGGCACCATGCGCGCCTCGCGGCCGTC
This genomic window contains:
- a CDS encoding polysaccharide deacetylase family protein, whose product is MSARTALALGCGVLAAGAVVHGALHRNSPLFGAALGRLPGGGRRVALTFDDGPNPEATPRILDVLAEEGVRATFFVLGRHAERWPHLVRRVADEGHQIGNHGWHHLKLHRKPPAFVRRDLEMGTRAVGDAAGVRPRHFRAPHGFRSPWVTPIARSLGQRTVGWSLGVWDSARPGADEIVRRTMDGVRPGSIVLLHDGDGRDPAGDRMQTAEALPHIIRGLVDHGYTFETLPVR